In the genome of Gammaproteobacteria bacterium, the window CACTTCGAGGTTTTGCGCCGTGCGGCGCACGTTACCCATGTGGCCGGACATCTTCTTACCCTTGAACACGCGACCCGGAGTCTGGCACTGGCCAATCGAGCCCGGCGCACGGTGCGCCAGCGAGTTGCCATGCGTGTTGTCCTGAGTGCGAAAGTTATGCCGCTTGACCGTGCCGGCGAAACCTTTACCAATACTGGTGCCGGACACGTCGACGTACTGACCGGCTTCGAACATGTCGACCTTGATTTCGGCGCCGGCGGCAAGCTCATCGCCTTCGCCTTCGCCAAGACGGAATTCACGCAGCGCGCGACCAGGTTCGACAGAAACCGAACTGTAATGACCACGCATCGCTTTGGAAACACGCGACGCTTTGCGCTCACCCACGGCAACCTGCACGGCGCGGTAGCCGTCACGCTCCTGGTCACGGACCTGCGTCACGCGATTCGGCGTTGCCTCGATGACCGTTACCGGTACCGAAGCGCCATCGTCGGTAAAGACGCGAGTCATGCCGCACTTGCGGCCAACCACTCCGATAGTCATTGTCATGTTCCTCTATTCGACACGCCGGCTACGATTGGTCGGCGCTGACTCAGGGGGTGCGAAACCGCTGTTTTCACCCCCCTGTTGAAAACCGCGGCCCGGCCAGGGCATATGCCGGGCCGGGCCGAAGCGAGCCGCCTATTATAGCAACGCTTGCGGTCAGTTCAATTTGATTTGAACGTCCACACCAGCGGGCAGCTCGAGCTTCATCAGGGCATCCACGGTCTTGTCCGTGGGATCTACTATCTCCATCAGGCGCTTATGGGTCCTCAGCTCGTACTGATCCCGGGCGTCCTTGTTGACGTGGGGCGAGATCAGGATCGTAAAGCGCTCCTTTTTGGTCGGTAAAGGCACCGGGCCGCGCACCTGGGC includes:
- the rpsJ gene encoding 30S ribosomal protein S10, with product MAANQNIRIRLKAFDHRLIDNSAREIVETAKRTGAQVRGPVPLPTKKERFTILISPHVNKDARDQYELRTHKRLMEIVDPTDKTVDALMKLELPAGVDVQIKLN
- the rplC gene encoding 50S ribosomal protein L3, with the translated sequence MTIGVVGRKCGMTRVFTDDGASVPVTVIEATPNRVTQVRDQERDGYRAVQVAVGERKASRVSKAMRGHYSSVSVEPGRALREFRLGEGEGDELAAGAEIKVDMFEAGQYVDVSGTSIGKGFAGTVKRHNFRTQDNTHGNSLAHRAPGSIGQCQTPGRVFKGKKMSGHMGNVRRTAQNLEVVRVDAERNLILVKGSVPGCKGGDVVVRPAAKRQG